A genomic segment from Leptolyngbya boryana PCC 6306 encodes:
- a CDS encoding N-acetylmuramoyl-L-alanine amidase, protein MKRFLSALMLAVLTVILTISIAWSKPALTVVYPPGEHETIAKQIFLIGSAPPQGEVLVNGKRIQRSRGGHFAPSFPLQMGENQFSVRYGEEELKIKVTRKSNQPPAPVGQSFAEGSLTPTVDVARLPGEAICLSAIAPPNSIVNVKVADQMLPLVAQSAIATLPANSGVLTGLTEPTPTQSTQYAGCVTPKTSGDLGKVTYLLGNVSQEAPGKISILDPARLEIAEVTAEQGTARTGASTDFSRLTPLPRGTRATITAREGDWLRLEYGGWIRSSDVKIIPGATPVRSLIRGITSRTVKDWTEVRFPLQIPVPITVAQDQNRFILTLYNTTAQTDTIRLSTDPAIARLDWQQVAPEKIEYRFNLKSNQQWGYKLRYEGTTLVLSLKHPPRMRKNSLSGMKILLDPGHGGSEDLGSRGGTGYPEKEVALITSKLLREELVKRGARVVMTREADIDLDLAPRVKQINETEPTIALSIHYNALPDDGDAINTKGVATFWYQPQAHDLAVFLHDYLVKKLDRPSYGVYWNNLALTRPTVAPTVLLELGFMINPDEFEWITNPVEQKRLAATLADGVTEWFAQSQLQ, encoded by the coding sequence ATGAAGCGATTTCTCAGCGCGTTAATGTTAGCCGTCTTGACTGTGATTTTGACGATTTCGATCGCTTGGTCAAAGCCTGCCTTAACTGTGGTGTATCCACCGGGCGAACATGAAACGATCGCAAAACAAATCTTTCTCATCGGTTCGGCTCCCCCTCAAGGAGAAGTGCTTGTCAATGGCAAACGCATTCAGCGTAGTCGTGGAGGACATTTTGCGCCCAGTTTCCCTCTGCAAATGGGCGAGAATCAGTTCTCGGTTCGCTATGGGGAAGAGGAACTTAAAATTAAAGTCACGCGCAAATCGAATCAGCCACCTGCTCCAGTTGGACAATCGTTTGCAGAAGGTTCGCTGACTCCTACGGTCGATGTAGCTCGACTGCCGGGAGAAGCGATTTGTCTCAGCGCGATCGCACCTCCCAATTCGATCGTCAATGTCAAAGTTGCAGATCAGATGTTGCCGTTGGTAGCGCAAAGTGCGATCGCAACATTGCCTGCCAATTCGGGCGTGTTGACCGGGTTAACTGAACCGACCCCAACGCAATCGACTCAGTATGCAGGCTGTGTGACTCCGAAAACGAGCGGAGATTTAGGAAAAGTCACTTATCTGTTGGGAAATGTGAGTCAAGAAGCGCCTGGAAAAATTTCGATCCTCGATCCGGCTCGATTAGAAATCGCAGAAGTAACCGCTGAGCAAGGAACTGCAAGAACCGGAGCCAGTACAGATTTTTCTCGCTTAACGCCCTTGCCGAGAGGAACAAGAGCAACAATTACCGCGCGCGAAGGCGATTGGTTGCGATTGGAGTATGGGGGATGGATTCGATCGAGCGATGTCAAAATCATTCCGGGAGCCACTCCAGTACGATCGCTGATTCGTGGCATCACATCTCGCACTGTGAAAGATTGGACAGAAGTCCGTTTTCCGCTGCAAATTCCTGTACCGATTACGGTTGCTCAAGATCAAAATCGGTTCATTCTGACGCTTTACAACACAACAGCGCAAACCGATACGATTCGATTAAGTACTGATCCCGCGATCGCTCGATTAGATTGGCAACAAGTTGCACCTGAAAAGATCGAATATCGCTTCAATCTCAAATCGAATCAACAGTGGGGTTATAAATTGCGATATGAAGGCACAACATTAGTGTTATCGCTGAAGCACCCGCCACGAATGCGGAAGAATTCGTTGTCTGGTATGAAAATTCTTCTTGATCCAGGACATGGTGGCAGCGAAGATTTAGGTTCAAGAGGGGGAACCGGATATCCAGAGAAAGAAGTTGCCTTAATCACCAGCAAATTGCTGCGCGAGGAATTAGTCAAGCGAGGTGCAAGAGTCGTGATGACTCGTGAGGCAGATATTGATCTCGATTTAGCTCCGCGAGTGAAGCAAATCAATGAGACTGAACCAACGATCGCGCTTTCGATTCATTACAATGCGCTGCCAGATGATGGTGATGCCATCAATACAAAAGGCGTTGCTACCTTCTGGTATCAGCCTCAGGCTCATGATTTAGCCGTATTCTTGCATGACTATCTAGTGAAAAAGCTCGATCGACCTTCTTATGGTGTGTACTGGAACAATCTTGCTCTGACTCGCCCCACCGTCGCGCCGACTGTGCTTTTAGAACTGGGATTTATGATTAATCCCGATGAATTTGAGTGGATCACGAACCCCGTAGAACAAAAGAGACTTGCAGCGACCCTGGCAGATGGAGTAACAGAATGGTTTGCTCAAAGCCAATTGCAGTGA